From Solea senegalensis isolate Sse05_10M linkage group LG19, IFAPA_SoseM_1, whole genome shotgun sequence, the proteins below share one genomic window:
- the gadd45gip1 gene encoding growth arrest and DNA damage-inducible proteins-interacting protein 1, whose translation MAASVLCRRTAALHRSFKHITASNCAILLQTAKYNPRPLRLNLNEPYVPDKDSAKTPEWQKTARYDAKLYGRYGSASGLDPARLWPSHAQLDDIITEEKEWQPSLEVMLKNIELKEKEETEKRQAKERLIAANMAKMPKMVADWRRGKREAKQKQKEDKARREKLLAVARERFGYAVDPRSPKFLEMVAEIEKEDKKKKKLMKRMLKEEQAAAAVTPPAATS comes from the exons ATGGCGGCATCCGTGCTGTGCAGGAGGACAGCAGCGTTACACAGAAGTTTCAAACACATTACCGCCTCTAACTGCGCAATTCTGCTGCAGACAGCCAAGTACAACCCCAGACCTTTGCGGCTAAACCTCAACGAGCCCTACGTACCGGATAAAGACAGCGCCAAGACCCCGGAATGGCAGAAGACAGCCAGGTACGACGCGAAGCTGTACGGTCGCTACGGCTCAGCTTCAGGCCTTGACCCCGCGAGACTGTGGCCGAGTCACGCACAGCTGGACGACATCATTACGGAGGAGAAAGAGTGGCAGCCTTCGTTAGAGGTGATGCTGAAGAACATAGAGCtcaaggagaaggaggagacggAGAAACGACAAGCAAA AGAGAGACTCATAGCAGCAAACATGGCCAAAATGCCCAAGATGGTGGCTGACTGGCGCAGAGGGAAGCGTGAAGCCAAACAGAAGCAAAAGGAGGACAAGGCTCGTCGTGAAAAGCTGCTGGCAGTAGCCAGAGAGCGCTTTGGCTACGCAGTGGACCCCCGCTCGCCCAAGTTCTTAGAAATGGTCGCCGAGATTGAAAAGgaagataagaagaagaagaaactgatGAAACGCATGCTGAAAGAAGAGCAGGCGGCTGCTGCGGTCACACCTCCTGCTGCCACTTCTTAG